From the genome of Mycobacterium dioxanotrophicus, one region includes:
- a CDS encoding mycofactocin-coupled SDR family oxidoreductase, producing the protein MGMLDGQVVFVTGGGRGQGRAHAVASAREGADVALFDCVHDIDTVGYPLAHRADLEETASLVESAGRRALQFVGDVRSQADLDQAVAKTISEFGQLDALVANAGIWATGPFWELSDDQWSDMIDICLTGVWRSAKAVAPHMIDRQRGSIVMTSSVDGLEPGGIYAHYTAAKHGVLGLMKSVALELAPHGPRCNSVNPGAVDTPMLDNQPGYDLISGHPGGTRDDLVEGGHRFNVLKNTALLDPIDIANAAVFLNSDLAARITGTTLLVDAGHMLLTGYNHNPVR; encoded by the coding sequence ATGGGCATGCTGGATGGCCAGGTGGTGTTCGTCACCGGCGGCGGGCGAGGACAGGGCCGGGCGCACGCTGTCGCCTCGGCGCGTGAAGGCGCCGATGTCGCACTGTTCGACTGCGTACACGACATCGACACGGTCGGATATCCGCTGGCCCACCGCGCGGATCTGGAAGAGACGGCGTCCTTGGTGGAGTCCGCCGGACGCCGGGCCTTGCAGTTCGTCGGCGATGTGCGGTCGCAAGCTGACCTGGACCAGGCGGTGGCGAAGACGATCTCCGAGTTCGGCCAACTGGACGCGTTGGTCGCGAACGCGGGAATCTGGGCCACGGGTCCTTTCTGGGAACTGTCCGACGACCAGTGGTCGGACATGATCGACATCTGTCTGACGGGGGTGTGGCGTTCGGCCAAAGCCGTTGCCCCGCACATGATCGACCGGCAGAGGGGTTCGATCGTGATGACGTCGTCGGTCGACGGTCTGGAGCCTGGCGGCATCTACGCGCATTACACGGCGGCCAAGCACGGAGTGCTGGGACTGATGAAGAGCGTTGCGCTGGAATTGGCCCCGCACGGCCCCCGCTGTAACAGCGTGAACCCCGGGGCGGTTGATACGCCGATGCTCGACAATCAGCCCGGTTACGACCTCATTTCGGGGCACCCGGGTGGCACCCGCGACGATCTCGTCGAGGGCGGGCATCGCTTCAACGTCTTGAAGAACACGGCGCTGCTTGATCCGATCGACATCGCCAACGCCGCTGTCTTCCTGAACTCGGACCTGGCTGCCCGGATCACTGGGACGACCCTGCTGGTCGATGCCGGGCACATGCTGCTCACGGGCTATAACCACAATCCCGTGCGCTGA
- a CDS encoding LLM class flavin-dependent oxidoreductase, producing the protein MRFGVFNIPYALGYSAGRRTARQVIDWDLQITRWADEYGLDEAFFAEHYTLGDEPSPAPDLMIAAASQLTSHITLGAAAHLLPYHNPIALAHRMMWLDHMTDGRYIAGVAPGAYPSDAQLFGTGKNNPKMLVEAIDTIEAIWTKPGPFTMTGEFYSVDMPAFDPDIAGPHLKPRQQNGIPLMITGMQPTSPSLTEAGRRGAIPMSQQVHESVLVQHWETYSKAATDAGRSPARADWRICRDYFVAETDDEAYDRVYNGALGKLWGEYNIPTFVNKLHIGDLISGGTIPPEDLSIEWMVDNFLIVGSPDTVIGKIEDLYSKLGGFGSLVTFTHEYCDEPETYRRSFELMGTKVRPALTHLTGE; encoded by the coding sequence ATGAGATTCGGTGTTTTCAACATACCCTACGCACTGGGCTATTCCGCCGGTCGGCGCACCGCCCGGCAGGTGATCGACTGGGATCTCCAGATCACCCGATGGGCCGACGAATACGGGCTCGACGAGGCGTTCTTCGCTGAGCACTACACATTGGGAGATGAGCCCTCGCCGGCACCTGACCTGATGATCGCCGCAGCATCGCAACTGACGTCGCACATCACTCTTGGAGCCGCGGCCCACCTACTGCCCTACCACAATCCGATTGCCTTGGCGCACCGCATGATGTGGCTCGACCACATGACCGACGGCCGCTACATCGCGGGCGTGGCACCGGGGGCCTACCCCAGTGACGCTCAACTGTTCGGTACCGGCAAGAACAACCCGAAGATGCTCGTCGAGGCTATCGATACGATCGAGGCCATCTGGACAAAACCGGGACCCTTCACTATGACCGGTGAGTTCTACTCGGTCGATATGCCGGCCTTCGATCCGGACATAGCCGGTCCGCACCTCAAACCCCGTCAGCAGAACGGGATTCCGTTGATGATCACGGGAATGCAACCAACCTCACCAAGCTTGACCGAAGCGGGCAGACGTGGCGCGATACCGATGAGCCAGCAGGTCCACGAGTCCGTACTCGTGCAACACTGGGAAACCTACTCCAAGGCCGCCACCGATGCGGGACGAAGCCCGGCCCGCGCCGACTGGCGCATCTGCAGGGACTACTTCGTCGCCGAGACCGACGACGAAGCCTACGACCGGGTGTACAACGGCGCCCTCGGAAAGCTGTGGGGTGAATACAACATCCCGACCTTCGTCAACAAGCTCCACATCGGTGACCTGATCTCCGGCGGCACCATCCCCCCTGAGGATCTGTCCATCGAATGGATGGTGGACAACTTCCTCATCGTCGGTTCGCCCGACACCGTGATCGGGAAGATCGAAGACCTGTACAGCAAGCTGGGTGGTTTCGGAAGTCTCGTCACCTTCACCCACGAGTACTGCGACGAGCCCGAGACATACCGTCGAAGCTTCGAACTCATGGGCACCAAGGTGCGGCCCGCGCTGACTCACCTCACCGGCGAGTAG
- a CDS encoding APC family permease, which translates to MTTTQDPADGTSTAPEQLVGHLTVTKLILTVLAMSAPLGAVAGIVPLVIAEGNGVGAPMTYALMGLILLMFAVGFTTMVRNFPRTGAFYAYITGGLGKPIGLPAAFLAQLGYLTLLVGTYAFFGDSVKVLLVSLFGQAFAPWWVWAIVLWLAVSALGHFNVELSGKILSFLMVIEVLIVLVFNVCVATTGGPHGFQFESFTPSAFSSGSVGVGILFASATFLGFEGTAIYRAEVRDPARTVPRATYLAIILIGLFYVFSSWALVTFYGVNGAVDAAKADSTGMFAAGLRFYAGNVVAEIMTCMVVTSLFAATLAAHNPLARYTFALARDGVLPSFLGRVDANHGSPSTASATVSTIALLLTLPFVFVDVDAVTFYSWMFGIGTYAILVLMATTCLAVLVYFRRIRHQERAWNTLIAPGLGLVGMIAMLSISSYYFPLLVGGNFAVGLGLQLFILALAVFGCVLALVWRRTRPEVYRRIGGEPETPENAHA; encoded by the coding sequence ATGACCACGACTCAAGATCCGGCGGACGGGACTAGCACTGCGCCCGAGCAGTTGGTCGGGCACCTTACGGTCACCAAGCTCATCCTCACCGTGCTGGCGATGTCGGCTCCGCTGGGCGCAGTCGCCGGCATTGTGCCGCTGGTGATTGCGGAAGGCAATGGCGTCGGTGCCCCGATGACCTATGCGTTGATGGGGCTTATCCTGCTGATGTTCGCGGTGGGGTTCACCACCATGGTGCGGAACTTTCCCCGTACCGGCGCCTTCTATGCCTACATCACCGGCGGCTTGGGCAAGCCGATCGGACTGCCGGCGGCCTTTCTGGCGCAGTTGGGCTATCTGACGTTGCTGGTCGGAACCTATGCGTTCTTCGGTGACTCGGTAAAGGTCTTGCTGGTATCGCTCTTTGGGCAGGCCTTCGCGCCATGGTGGGTCTGGGCGATCGTCCTCTGGCTGGCAGTGTCTGCACTGGGCCATTTCAATGTCGAACTGTCCGGCAAGATCCTGAGCTTCCTGATGGTCATCGAAGTGCTCATCGTTCTGGTGTTCAACGTTTGCGTCGCGACAACCGGTGGGCCGCACGGGTTTCAGTTCGAGTCGTTCACGCCATCGGCATTCAGCTCGGGTTCGGTCGGCGTGGGTATCCTGTTCGCCAGTGCGACGTTTCTCGGCTTCGAGGGCACGGCGATCTATCGTGCCGAGGTCAGGGACCCGGCGAGAACGGTGCCACGCGCGACGTACCTGGCGATCATCTTGATCGGCCTGTTCTACGTGTTCTCGTCATGGGCGCTGGTGACGTTCTACGGTGTGAACGGCGCGGTGGACGCCGCCAAGGCCGATTCGACCGGAATGTTCGCTGCCGGCCTACGGTTCTACGCCGGCAATGTTGTTGCCGAGATCATGACCTGCATGGTGGTCACAAGCTTGTTCGCGGCGACCTTGGCTGCTCATAATCCGTTGGCGCGCTATACGTTTGCGCTGGCCCGTGACGGTGTTCTGCCATCGTTCCTCGGGCGCGTTGACGCCAACCACGGGTCACCGTCGACGGCGTCGGCGACGGTATCGACGATCGCCCTCTTGCTGACGCTGCCGTTTGTGTTTGTCGATGTCGACGCGGTGACGTTCTATTCGTGGATGTTCGGCATCGGCACTTACGCGATCCTGGTCTTGATGGCGACAACATGTCTGGCGGTTCTGGTCTATTTCCGGCGCATTCGTCATCAGGAGCGAGCCTGGAATACGCTCATCGCACCCGGCCTGGGGTTGGTCGGAATGATCGCGATGCTGTCGATCAGCAGCTACTACTTCCCCTTGCTGGTGGGCGGCAACTTCGCAGTGGGGCTGGGTCTGCAGCTCTTCATCCTCGCATTGGCAGTGTTCGGATGTGTTCTCGCGCTGGTGTGGCGGC
- a CDS encoding flavin reductase family protein has translation MKRDKRPPVTESTLRTVLGHFPTGVVIITATIESDPVGMTLQSFLSLSITPPLALLSVSKTSKTWPQIATARRFLVNILSEEQGSLARQFARTATDKFRGVDYTSAPELGGPLLAGTTAWVDCSVEAEHDGGDHTIVVARILEASAPTSSGATPAPLIFHRSGFPRLHADRHNQIERIPAQ, from the coding sequence ATGAAACGAGACAAACGTCCCCCAGTCACCGAGTCAACGCTGCGCACGGTACTGGGCCACTTTCCGACCGGAGTGGTAATCATCACTGCCACAATCGAATCCGATCCGGTCGGGATGACGTTGCAATCATTTCTGTCACTGTCGATCACTCCACCGCTCGCGCTTCTCTCAGTGTCGAAGACTTCGAAAACCTGGCCACAGATCGCAACCGCCAGGCGCTTCCTAGTAAATATCCTGAGCGAGGAACAAGGATCGCTCGCCCGGCAGTTCGCGCGAACGGCGACCGACAAATTTCGCGGCGTGGACTACACGTCCGCCCCTGAACTGGGTGGCCCACTGCTGGCCGGAACAACCGCGTGGGTCGACTGCTCCGTCGAGGCTGAGCACGACGGAGGAGACCACACCATTGTTGTGGCGCGCATCCTCGAGGCTTCTGCGCCTACCTCCAGCGGTGCGACTCCGGCTCCGCTGATCTTTCATCGTTCAGGCTTTCCCCGCCTGCACGCCGATCGTCACAACCAAATCGAAAGGATACCGGCACAATGA
- a CDS encoding SDR family NAD(P)-dependent oxidoreductase: MIQEFSGKTVLVSGAARGQGAAHALRFAEAGASVVVSDLRDDLGEGVVEQIRMKGGQAVYQHLDVRDGGDWDTAVARAESVFGGLDILINNAGVVACEPVDTCTDDTWNNVMQTNAAGVFQGMRAAVPAMRRRGGGAIVNTASMMGLVGSWGYAAYIASKFAVVGLTKSAALTYAADNIRVNAVAPGCVDTPMLDEEKKIMATNPYWDFDEWVANQPISTIAQPEEVSELVLFLASGRARYCTGGVYPIDGGSTAG; this comes from the coding sequence GTGATTCAAGAGTTCAGCGGCAAGACCGTCCTTGTCTCAGGTGCGGCTCGCGGGCAGGGGGCCGCGCACGCGCTGCGCTTCGCTGAAGCCGGTGCCAGTGTGGTGGTGTCCGACCTCCGTGATGACCTGGGCGAAGGTGTCGTCGAGCAGATCCGCATGAAGGGCGGACAAGCCGTCTACCAGCACCTGGACGTCCGCGATGGTGGGGACTGGGATACCGCAGTTGCACGGGCCGAAAGTGTGTTCGGCGGTCTGGACATTCTGATCAACAATGCCGGCGTGGTCGCCTGCGAACCCGTCGACACGTGCACCGATGACACCTGGAACAACGTCATGCAGACCAATGCCGCTGGTGTGTTCCAGGGCATGCGGGCCGCGGTACCCGCGATGCGGCGCCGCGGTGGAGGTGCGATCGTGAACACAGCCTCGATGATGGGGCTCGTCGGATCGTGGGGGTACGCCGCCTACATCGCGAGCAAGTTTGCCGTCGTCGGTCTGACGAAGTCGGCTGCGTTGACATACGCAGCGGACAACATTCGGGTGAACGCTGTCGCGCCTGGATGCGTGGACACGCCCATGCTCGATGAAGAGAAGAAGATCATGGCCACGAATCCTTATTGGGACTTCGATGAATGGGTTGCCAATCAACCTATTTCGACCATCGCTCAGCCGGAAGAGGTCAGCGAGTTGGTGTTGTTCCTTGCCTCGGGGCGCGCCAGGTACTGCACCGGCGGCGTCTACCCCATCGATGGCGGTTCGACCGCGGGATAG